The genomic interval GCCCAACCGAATAGATATTCATCCACACCTGAGTCCGGAGATCCGACTCCGACTTCATGCGGCCCACCGGAAACAAGTTCTCTGTGCTGGCTGGAATCTGCTATCCATTGGTAACAATTTCAATATTCCCACCGACAAATAAACAGCAAATGTAAATGCAAAAGTCCTGTGCAAAAAGGaaatttatgcatatttaataacaacatggcagcagcaactggaTATGGAACAGGAACAAGGATATGGAGACCAGCTACAAAATACAAGGCATTTCTCACGCATAAATGCGCCCGACGAGATGAGAAATTCAGGAAAGTATGACGGCACAATCGGGGCTTTTCCGGGggcttgtatatatatatatatatatgggaaGCCTAAAGAGGGTGGATGATTTGAAAtagcagcaggagcaacaggGGAGTCGGAACATTTTTGCTAGCAAAATAGTTTTCGCAAATAGTTGATTCGCAAAAAAAGCCGAGCCAAATATTGTCcatatgtgtatgtatttgtattcatACTCTCATGTTCGTGCTCATATGTGTGTCTGTATTTGTGGCATGTTGTCggggagtgggcgtggcagagcCAGCGAACTGGACGCTAATCAAACTTTTTAATATGCCATGCATGCAACGTGCGGCGACTTTTGTTTTGACACACCGCCGCAAAGTGGGCGGCAGCAGGAAGTGGGcaatgggggcgtggcaagtcGGTGCGGCATTATGAGATATATTTCATATGTGCATAATGGCCAAGTTATTAGATGATAGCATGTGTGGCAGAGATGCTGCCGGGCGAGCAGATTCAGTTCATATGTCTTGGCTACATGTGCGATTTATGTGCTCGTCTTTGCAACTGTGgatacactgagcgaaaaggGAAATCAAAGATAAAATTcgtatattattatattatattttttaagacTCTctagttttttaattaataaaaactattCTGCGCTTTAACTTGCATAATTGTTTTAAATCTTATCTAGTTTGACCTTTTGCCACATAGATTGCTTGCTCACCACTTTTGCCCCATTGAAAAGCTATTTTTTCTCAGTCCTTAAAAGTAAGTACTGGCTTAGGAGTCCGGAATGGATGGGGGCCAACTGGCGGTCCACTGGGCGAGCTGCTCGATCCCGGGAATAATGACAAAGCAACTGCCTCCATGGCGGAGCAAGTCGAGATGTGTGCTTTATGGGAGGTCAGCTAAAAATGCATCATCATGAAATGAAATCAAGTGCATTTATTTAGCTCTGTGggaggagcagctgccatgtgagtgggcggtgggcggttggaggcgggggcgtggcaagatGAATGATGCCGTATGTTACACAGTTTCGACTTCCATTTAGTTGCCAGTTAAAATACACACGGGACGGGCCAAAAAATGTTTGGGCCTTTGTTCGAGGCAAGTCAAGGATATAAAAGGCATGTTTCGTGGATGTGGAGCTGCTGCAGCATTTTTTATGGCCCCATCTCGGCGAGAACTTTCAATGGCTGCGAAGGCAGCGACTTTATGCCTGATGGATGGACAGTTTGAAAGAAGTGAAATGTGGCTTAGGCCTTGAGAGGACTGGagatgcagcagcatcaaattGAAGAGGAATGGCAGCTGAAGTGTGCAAAATAGAAGAGAATTCACTGAAAAGACTTTTGTAAGTATGCTGGAAAATCTTTGAGTGGAAAGCTCTTAGAGCTGATCTTGAAGATCGTTAAATATACAAAACTAActatagatagatatagatgcTTGGATTCAAACAGCAAAACCTTTAATATatcatttgaatatttttcaaaaatatatatcatatattttgattatAATTTCTTGTCTAATTTAACTCGAAATTGATTTCTATTTTACCCAAGCTCgattttttgaatttctttcATGTTTGCCCGACATTTATCTTCAGTGACCTGCCGACagaaattgtaaacaaaattcTCGCCATTAAGGAAATTAAATCAAGAATATTTTCATGATGACTGAACCGAAATGCCGGCATGTGTGGACTATAAAATGATAGTGTCTCTCTGGCTGGGAAAATGTGTGCTCATATTTTTCCTCGACTGCCGAGAAACATTTCGAGAATTATGGAAAGAAAGCTGCAATCCGAGTCGACAGCCTCAGACAAAAGCGAAATGCACAAACATGCACTTGTTTGGGTGGAGAACAAGAGCAACTTTTAGACACATGCAGTaataaatgaaacaaattaattaaaagtgtGCAACGGGTCGGCTGCGTAATAAATGAAAAGCGAATCGCAATGGCAACGGAAAAGTTGCGCTCGTTTTCAGACTTTCAGTGTTTTCAGtgtttttcgtattttttttgtattctttTCTATTGTTGTGTGCGGATGCTGTTGCTCTCGAGGCATGATAAATTATGCAGCCATCACCTTATTTAAAATGAAGATTAATTTAAGTACTGCCAAATGCTGTTGGCTCCCACTACCATTTTTCCACAGCTTTCGCCCATTTGAGAAATTGTTGTGCGGCGAGCCAAACAAATGGCAAAGAATGCGATCCTCCTGGTGAGATTGCAAATGAATGTGGATTCGATGGAGGAGCGGATTGCACAATGgcatatttaaatacaaaggCATTGTTTTGTTGGTTAACTCAATTATAAATTCAACTGCGGTCAGAGAAGTTTCTAGCTGCATATTATATTTCAGTTttgaaatttttcatttttattttagccAACCTTTCATGCTTTTGTCACCTGTCGAGCGGGCTTAAATGCATAATCTAATACCACCTATTTATTTCGTCGTGTCAATCGCTActaaatgcaataaaatatttattattaaatttgtaGGCAGTCtttaaatttccaaatgaCCAAAAATGGGCGAACCTCATTCCACCGTGATgtagttaaataataaatccatTTATTTGGGGACTCCAAATTCGATGACAGCTGCAGTAATTGGTTTCACCCATTTATTTATCCACCTGTCAGCAGTTTTAAAATCCACCTCTTTGCTGGAACATTTTCCTTCGGCTTATATAATTTAATCAAGCAATTTAATTCCCTTTTTTCCACCCCAAAAACGCTGAATTATCCATCATTCAGAGTGGAAAATCCTTCGCTAtgaatgcatttttttttagatttaaaCTGTATCAGTTTAAACTCGAAAGTGCTTCAAAAACATCGAATCAGCGAATAATGTTCGCCGGTTGAGAGCACTTTATAGTTTCGAAAGCGCCATATAATCGATTTGTTCAAGGCTTCCCGATTCGTTGACACGTGAAGTGAGTGGCTTCACCTATTCCCAGGACCAGGACCACCATTTGCACCTGTCGGGCGTGTGTGAAAATCCTTCGCAGCATTTTCCCGCTGCGAATCCCCGAATCCCGTCCATCGAACGCGGCTCAACCCCGCTGCAAATCGAATTCTCTGAAAATACCACGAAAACCGTGCTCCGTCTGTCCGGATATATCTTGTTGTCCTCCAGTGGAGACTGTTTTTCTGTCTGATAACTTGCCACCGGCTGCAGCAGCTGGTGCGTTCTGCCCGGGATGCGAGGTTGCTCCTCCGGCTTGGGACATGCCACGGCCTacataaatatgcatatgcTCCGCAAACATTTGCCAAGTTATTTGCGTGGGATGCGGAAAAGGGTTGTGGTGCCCGAAATTCATGCGAAAACTGCTgacattttcgaaaataaatgCAACGTCAGAAATATTGCACATGCATGCAAATACGCGACAGGCAGCGTGATAAATATACAAATCGCAGTCAGCTTTCGCCGGTTAGACATCCGTTTAATTGAGTCAACATAGCGCAGCTCGGCGAAAGATTCATGGATTCCGCAGGAGCAGGAGGGCCCCATGGGAGTTCGAGGGGGATTCCACGGAAGGAGGAGCACAAACGGGGGGCGTCAAATTAACGCAGTCAACTTTTCGCAGCGTGCACagaaaacattaaaaactaatttatgGATTTGCAAGCCAACTCACGCGTTGATTTATGTACACTCGACGAAAAGAAGCCAAACTTGGACCAATTTTGAACTTAAGCTTGAAATTCAAGGAGCACTATAAATCTTTAgccaatttttattttattatttattttttttgaaaaatattatgTATGCTAAGGATCTTAAGTCCATGAAGTACTTACAGCGTTTGGGTATCCTGGGGCAGTTTGGGCACGGCGGACAGCTTGGCGCGAATGCAGCGCACAGTTCGCTCCAGGCAGGTGCATCCGGCCGGACAGTAGACGGACTGGACTCCGCCGGCGAGGAGGATCAGCAGGCCGAGCAGCTGCAGCGGGAGCAGCGGAACTCGCATTTCGAGGGCAGTCTAGTTTCGCGCACTTCTCACCAACTGGATGTTAGTCCAAGAACTGTTCAAGCAACTCGACTCGAGACGACAATCGCCTGCGAGGGGCGGAAGTTCCAACCACTAGCTTATCACTGGCCGCTGGACGGCGGTTATCACCAAGTGTGGTCCCTAAAACACTGTGGCACTGCTGCTTACATATCGCCCAGAAGCTCTGCCAGCTGCACAAAGAGAATTCCAAGAGATATCATTCGGTATCCTAAACGGTCTTATCTGCTCCTAAAAATAACCTATGGATTTGAAGGACTAGTAATGATAAACTGCCAAATTCcagcaaatatttgaaaaactttattttaaaactttatttgAAATCCCTAAATCTTTTCTTAAAAAACgagtatatttttttaagtaatCCAAGCTATTTTCTAATTTAGGGAATATtcaaaaaattgatttttttcaaTACTATCTTGAATTTTTCAAATTGATTCACTTGGTTTCCAACACTATTGTTTTGGACATTCGAATATTTTAACCAATATTTTCTTCTATTTCAGGTCCTCGCTTTGCTATGTAAAATTACCGAATTACTAGCGATTCGAGCACTAgttttctctcagtgcctCCGcgaaatgtttaattttagaACGATATTCCGCTATTAAGCGAGTCCGGGCAACTTTCGACCGAGTGAACTGAACTGCACGCGCCAAATGCCGACTAGCATCTGAGCGCCGAGGAGCAGAGACTGAAAAGCGGAATTTGAACCGAGTCGCCGAGTTGCACTTCGGCAGAGGCGGAGGACTCCGTGCCGGATGCAGACTGTGATAACATTTTCCTGAGGCTCTGCGTTCTCAAGAGTGCTCGATATTAGTTGGCCGGCATGTGACTGAAGCCTATGGATTCTGAATGGGACGGTCGGATGGATGACTCTATGACCAGCATATAGCCTATACGAGTGTATATCGCAGCGCatcgtatccgtatccgtatcaAGGCCGAAACACTTGTGTTGCACCGGCATTTTCAATGTATTTTCAATGCGGACGCAAAgcgagcaaaacaaaacacaacaagcatacgccacgttgcaCTTGCACAGCATCAAATGCCCTGCCATCCTCATTTTTAATGCATGAGGGGGtgctccccccccccccctcccgGCCACACTCCATTTGTTTTTCCAACCATCTAGGGGAGGGGGGCGGTGTGGATTGCGTAGCGATTGGGAGCTGCAGCTCCGAAACTGCTCGCTTAAGCGGTCGGTGATAAGACGcgaaatcaaatttaaaagctATCAATTTGATATTAGTTCGGGGACCAGCGAAAACCCTTCGGGGAAAAGCTGCTGCCGCGTGCCAGAATGCAGAAATCGGAGTTTTTCAGGGGGAATTCCTCCACGGAgaaacaaaaggaaaatttgagatatatgaaatataaatttttgttttatagtCTTATTTTTCACTGGATATGACACTAATTTGATTCTTGTCTATCTGTCAGTCTACAGATATTGGTTTGGGCTTatgaaaaaaatcaaaaaacttttgtttcggttttctcaaatattttattgatcgtttttcttatatttataacTAAAAAAGCTGTTTTCTCAGTGTATCATATTTGTGTTTTTCCCAACATATGCTGCAGCTCATAAAATTTCTCCGCTTTGCTGCAGTTTTCATTTGCCTTTATTTTTCGGCAGCTCTTTTTTGGTTAGCTTTCGAAGTTTTGAAATCAATTTGCAGATGATTTATTATGTTCCCAGGAACGAAGAGGAGGCTTCAAGCGAGGAGGAAGCTGTGCATACGACATCGCAAATGGAAGCCACTGACGTTGATGAATGCCGCTGTGTATTGTTTTGCTGTCAGAAGCGATCAAATTTCTGTTTTGGAGCACGGAATTCCAGGTGAAGCGGAAAATTTGCAAGTTATGCGACAGTTTTATGCGCCCATTTTTTGATTGGCAGCGAGGAGGTTGCATATCTATTCACAAATTGATTGTACGTCTCGGGGCAATCGGTTGTCTCAGCGGGAATGCCGGTTGGAAATGGGAACTTAAACTATTTAAAGAAATGTaccaaaacaaataagaaagTATTCAATATTtacagaaatatttaaaaaatattaactcTTAACTAGCAGGAACCAGTTTCAAAAAGTAACCGCTTTTGCTTAACAGTGCTGCCCATCTACAAATTTTTAATGGGTAGCACTTTGCACGCGGCAGTACAGCTGTTACTTATCAGTGTTATCGATTAATAACAAGGACTCAAAAATTGGGACTAAAAGTATTAAAAGAGCAAGCTTTAACTTTAACATTATAAGTATTTATATAGGATTTACAATTATCTTACGTTATTTAAAAGTATAGCAGTTGTAATCGATTTAGTATTGTCAATGCGCGTTTCTCCACACTGCTCGATAAGCATATGTTTTTCTTATCGACATTTGTGGtaaataaaaagtgaaaaaacCGCTGCTAAATCGGCCGAGAAGTGCAATGATATAGCCGCCATATCTGATATGTCCAAGCGCAACATAACGTACGTGAAGCCGCAAGAACCTAGTTTTCTGGCCAAGTTGAAGGCTGAAATTGGCTACAAGGAGGGACCGACCGTAGAGACCAAGGTGAGTTTTTCGTGGAAGGTCTCTGCAGCATTCTAATGCGGATATATAACCATTGGTTAGCGTCAGCGATTGGATCCGCAGGACCAGGAGGACTACGATTCTGAGGAGGATTCGCGAGAGGACGAACAGCCGCAGGTGGTCGTCCTTAGGCCGGGTGATCTCTCCGCCGAAGAGGCCAAAACGGAGAAACTGTTGGCCTCCAAAGGTCGgtacatatgtacaaacatgcatacatacatatcgctgtagtacatacatatttacacgctcgcacacacacacacatgcacatagcccacggtggcggcggcggcagttGCACGTGTGTGCGTAGGTAGGATGTAGTTTGTCTTTCAGTTTAACTTTTCAGTCAGAATCGAGCGGTTGTCTTCTTCTGCCCGGCGTTACATATATCTAAatcatatatatgtacataactGCGTATATACCGTTGCTTATATATGAGTGCGCGCGTGTGTTTGTGCATTTTTGCCAATGAAAATCTAACGGTAGTGCGAAAACAGCCGTTTGTTGCAAGACGTAGGTGTTTTTTTATTCGAAGAGCACCTTCTGTTTTTCAATCTTTTGAAAGCCCCATGTTGCCATGGCAATCTTGGTCATTTCCGTCCTAAAGATTCCCTATTTTGCCCAGCGGAGCACCcctcacacagacacacacacccgCAGCAGCTAGCCGACGAGGCATACACACTGACATTTTCATTGGGGGCTCCGCCAAAGCAGAGCATGTGATGAAAATCGTTGGCAAAGCGGGCGGGGCGATAAAGCAGCCGGCAAAGAAGttaacaacagcagctgccgCCGCTCGCTTTGTCCGCCTCTTCCGCTCGCCCCCCTGCCCCCTTCAGCCCCACTTGGAAGAGCGCAGAAAATCGGGTGAAAACAACGTGTGCAAGAACGAACGGATGAAGGAGGCGGGCAAAGCGGAGAGACAATGATGAACGAAGCAGGCGAGCAAAGAGAAAAAGAGCGGGCCAAAGTGGCTTGACGACGTGGTGGCGGTGGCTAAAGGCGCTGCGGGGAGGGGGTAGGCGAGGAAGAAGGGGCTGGGGGGAACAGCGGGGGCGGGTTGCGAATCAGTGGGTGGAGCAGGAGGGGGCGTGAAGCGGGAGCGGCGGGCGAAGGGGCTTCCCAGGGCCGAGAAAAACATCTTGTGGGTGCTGCTTGGAAAAGGGGGGTCGGGGGGTGGCTTGTTCTGATTTCCCCCCCTTTGTCATGCTGCAGTTTTTAAAACCCAGATACATTTTCCAATCCAATAATGAATTGCAGGCACCGGAATTCTAGTCACCTTTCGATTTCCATTAGAGCTCTGGCAATTTTATAATCAGATcaattttcaaaaactttcTTGTATTCCTATTAGTCAATGCAATTTTTAAAACCAAACCATATAcagatttattttaatatcaattttaataaaaattgttaCAACGAATATAGATTCTATGCATACTACTTTCCACAAAATATGCTTTCGTAGAGAGTTACATAAGTCCATTGCTCCCTATAATTTGTTAATTATGTCTGACGTATAAGTTTAACTACGATCATAATAAGTACAGATGATTTCTGAGCATAACTAACTCTCATTTTCAATCTTCCAGAATTAGCCGAAAAGCGAGCGGATCTGGCGCAGCCAATAGTCTTCAAACAGCGTGTCAAGCAGCCCAACATCGAGAAAAAAGAGTCCCAATCTGAAACCAACAGGAAGTCCGAAAAATCCAGCACATCCAAGAGCAAGAAGTCCAAAGCCGCCAGTAGCAAGCTGTCCTTcaacgaggacgaggaggacgaGACGCCCGAGGATTGAAGATCAGACCTTAGTTATCTGGCTATAAGTTGCACCAACCAAGTTAACCTGCAGCGAATGATTAAGGTGAGAAATTCAGGTCAAAAACTGTAAAAGATTGTAAACTACGCTTTGAATTTCTTTGTTGCCATGTGAGTTTTATGAGTTTAATAATGGGGTTTCCATATGTATGTATCAGAACCCAACTCGAAATGTCGCGGTCATTATAGATTGTAGATTTTTCACTAAAGAACCAAACTGTATACAACATTACTCAAGTTAAAGCTAaattatatagtatatatttgAGTTTTTGCATTGAACATATGCATGTATTGcttatttattgttaaaaatGAATCATTGAGATTAGATCATGATTTTGACACGTCGATCGTAAAAATAATTATAGAATTCTTAAAAGATCCCTTAGATATCTACAACATATGATTTTTTCCTAAAGCACTTCCAAATTTATTGtcaatttatgtttttaaataagtGTTACACGTTTTAAGTAAATAATTAACATAccaattatatttatttttaacacgTAATGTACTTTACGTGAATCATACAACTTGGAAAAGTATTTGTGACTCAGATCCTAATATTTGTGGTGAAAACAACataattattttctttaattttatttagcaaatgttgcattttttcatttcaattgatATTCAATCCCAATACAGATTGATCTTAAATGTTGATCGAAGTCCGAAATTTGCTAAAGAAAGTCCATGGACAACAGGATTATCTAAACTGATTTCTTATAATTTAATCATCTGATTAGAAGAAAAGTAGTGTAGTCCTTTTAAATACGTTTGGGGACTGCGATCAATCTCTTAAATTAGTATCTTGTATCTTTACTTTCGATCTAATTGCCTTAACTTCTAAGATATTAAGACTCCAACTGCCACAGTAATTTCCGCTTAACTTTGTGAATTTGCACTGGAAAATATGAATTGGCTAATTTACTCGATATCGAAAAGGGTCACGTGTATGTATAACATAAAGTGCGGCGATAGTTGGCGTTTGGATTTGAGTTCGGGGTCTTTAATGATGATGGCGATTGGTTAGGTGGCTTGCTCCTTGCTCCGGATGCCCTTCGACCTCTACCAAGTTGTCGATCACGGGGGAGGAGGTGGGCAGGGGTCAGGGGACGGGGATGGAAAATGCGCCAGAAGCGGgttactttcaaattttgtacTTGCATATAGACCAAATCGCACAGgcacacatacacgcacacatgcataGGGCGACTTACATACGGACATACATATTTAGttgtatgtatacatatagATAGGTATGTACGATTGTATATACCCCGGGGCCGTGGGTGCGAAAGAGAGGGACAGCGTAATCTGAAATAAGTTGGAGGAGAAAGAAGAAGCATCAGCAAAAGTATCGTGATGAGTATACAGTTTAAGACGCTAGTGTGTGTGCTAGTATGAGTGAGTGTGTTGGTGAGAGGGGTGCGGCGGCGGGGGAGTTGCAATTTGCCATATTTATCTGCGATATTTAAAGCCATCTAGATTTTTTCGCGCGCTCTGTTTGAATTTCCGCACATGCCGATTCGCATAAATCCATCAAAGTAAAACCGGCGACAAGCAATGCCGTttcagttttgttttgttcaTTTCGTTCGTGGCGCGCGTACAATTGTCAAATTTGTTTTCCCTCCCATTCCACGCCATTCCAttcatgcacacacacacacacatgcatgcaCAAAGGCCCATGTGTGCGGGCCATGCGCTTCACACGCTTATTCGCTATTTTTGAGAGGCGTTCAAATGAGAGAGAGCCCTCTCCATAGCCGGCAATGTAAAAGCTATTACCGTTACTAGAGAAGGAAAATGAGCGAATATAtgaattaaattcaaaattaattgcgAAATTAGCAATTGGCACCTTTGGGTGGCTAGCTATCGATGGCCGGCAATCGATAACCGATAAGCCGTGCAACCCTGCGCGCGCCCTGCTGTTCGTTGCAACtctgtttttgctttttccgCCTCACACATTTCCAGTTTGCCTTGCCTGCTTGTTCGTTCGCTCGTCTCTTGTGTCTCCGCCTTCGGCGTTCTTTCTGCTCAGTTTTTTTTctccaattaaaaaaaacccCACGCAAAATTTTCGGATTTTCCCTGGTTATTTCGCAAGGAAgaaaatttttcatttattggcagctctgttttttgtttattgtgaTCAAGGGACCAAAAGGGAGgcgaaacaaaacaacaacctgCCGATTGTGAGGGGAAAATGTGAATGTAAGTGCCGCCAAGTAACAAAAACAATGCTAAATGCCGCTGAAAATCGTCTTTAGTTTGAAAGAAACCTAGAATATTGAAAAGTATGGTGAGATCCAACATAGCAGcagaaaaaacacacacacatacgcaagCAAGcgccgcacacacacgcacacagggACAAACACTAGCGCAAAAACACGCTCCTGTACCAAAaagtacaacaacaacaacagcagcaacaacagcggtAGTATACTCCACCACGCCGCCAGCcgagcaacaaaaacaactacaaaaaataaagctaaaGCCAAACGTCGTCATCCGTGCCGCCCCCCGCCCTGCGTCCCTCCCCCTGTGCTTACAAgcatacaaatatatatgtgcCGTATATATAGAttgtatatttgtgtgtgcaggcggtgtgtgtgcgtttgtgtcTGTATGTATGTCAATCGTTTTGTTGGCTCTGCTCGGTAACTGTTCGTTTGTACATACAAACAATTCacataaacatatataaatatatgtttaatatatatttataggcAAGTGTGTTAATGCCAAAGTATATAAATTACATATATCGGCAAACCATAACTCCCCCGGTCCTGCATTTCTCttttttctcgcagtgtaaaGCCATTTACATACTTACATTACatattaaattgtattttagttttaatcCAATATGGCAGCCATTTTGTATCAAACCATTCTTTCAACTTCCCCCGCTCCCCTTGCCCTGCCGCTGCTGCCCTGTTTTTGGTCCGCCTTTTCTTGAGTTCACCTTCTTAATTCACCTagattttcaaatatttttcggTGATTGTTAATTTTTCGGCCCGTCTCGCCCCTTCGCCGTCCTCTTTCTGCAGTTGTagctctttttatttttactctTCGCCCGCTGCGCTTTGTGCTGCTCATTCGTTGCTTTTTGATACTTTAGTTTTCTTTTACGTGCCAATTTTTCCGGTTGGTCTAAAGAAGAAGCTGCCATTAAGTAAAATtaagtaaaaatttaaattcccaGTCAGTTTTGATAATTCTTCAATTTTATTATGTCTCTTGCAGAAACACAAACAGCTGGAAGAAAAACCGACTTGGGCACATTCCACGGAGCAGAGAACGGACCTCAAATGACTGAAGTCGATGTCGTTTTGCCGGAGGGCGTGGCCGAGCCCACGACAAAGCTTGCCAGCGCATCAAGTTCCC from Drosophila mauritiana strain mau12 chromosome 3L, ASM438214v1, whole genome shotgun sequence carries:
- the LOC117142005 gene encoding uncharacterized protein KIAA1143 isoform X1 yields the protein MSKRNITYVKPQEPSFLAKLKAEIGYKEGPTVETKRQRLDPQDQEDYDSEEDSREDEQPQVVVLRPGDLSAEEAKTEKLLASKELAEKRADLAQPIVFKQRVKQPNIEKKESQSETNRKSEKSSTSKSKKSKAASSKLSFNEDEEDETPED
- the LOC117142005 gene encoding uncharacterized protein LOC117142005 isoform X2, coding for MSARVCLCIFANENLTVVRKQPFVARQLAEKRADLAQPIVFKQRVKQPNIEKKESQSETNRKSEKSSTSKSKKSKAASSKLSFNEDEEDETPED